In a genomic window of Fusobacterium perfoetens ATCC 29250:
- a CDS encoding MarR family winged helix-turn-helix transcriptional regulator, with protein MAKYIEELNDIFEKFYKLFYESEDMALKNGIKCLTHTELHIIEAIGEDSLTMNELADRLAITMGTATVAITKLGEKGFVSRVRSNTDRRKVYVSLSKKGMQALNYHNNYHKTIVSSIIEKLDEDEVKVFLGTFKKLLKSLKNKSELLKPLPITDFPINTKVSVVEIKGTPIIQDYFMDRGVGHYCTLEVLEGKDSNNVALKKDDGTILEVNILDAKNIIVVKVED; from the coding sequence ATGGCTAAATATATTGAAGAATTAAATGATATTTTTGAAAAATTTTATAAGCTTTTTTATGAATCAGAAGATATGGCATTAAAAAATGGAATAAAATGTCTTACTCATACTGAACTTCATATAATAGAAGCTATAGGTGAAGACTCTCTTACTATGAATGAACTTGCTGATAGACTTGCTATAACTATGGGAACTGCAACTGTTGCCATAACAAAATTAGGTGAAAAAGGATTTGTTTCAAGAGTTCGTTCTAATACAGATAGAAGAAAAGTTTATGTTTCTCTATCTAAAAAAGGAATGCAAGCCTTAAATTATCACAATAATTATCACAAAACTATAGTTTCTTCTATAATTGAAAAATTAGATGAAGATGAAGTAAAAGTTTTCTTAGGAACTTTTAAAAAACTTCTTAAAAGCTTAAAAAATAAATCTGAATTATTAAAACCTTTACCTATAACAGATTTTCCTATAAATACTAAAGTTTCTGTTGTTGAAATAAAAGGAACACCTATTATTCAAGATTATTTTATGGATAGAGGTGTTGGACATTATTGTACATTAGAAGTTTTAGAGGGAAAAGATTCTAATAATGTGGCTCTTAAGAAAGATGACGGAACTATCTTAGAAGTTAATATATTAGATGCTAAAAATATTATTGTTGTTAAGGTAGAAGATTAA
- a CDS encoding PASTA domain-containing protein gives MKKKIIVVASCVISIMATIYFLGYLTLDWYFNKNFYYTPNLIGLTPEEVNVLADKDIIDIKVVGKDFSKFPEGQIFMQDPVERHIIKKGRTIKVWVSMGENYFEVPDFEGQQLFTVKKLLEEKRIKINSIARTDSPLSYNCIVATNPGKGEYVNVKDGISLLVSSRSLNKVVKVPDISGYTLVEAEKLLKDNSIFIGKIEKIKVEGLEPNIVVDTSIGANSRISAGSTINITVTE, from the coding sequence ATGAAAAAAAAAATAATAGTTGTAGCTAGTTGTGTAATTTCTATTATGGCTACAATATATTTCTTGGGATATTTAACTTTAGATTGGTATTTTAATAAAAATTTCTATTATACCCCTAATCTTATAGGACTTACACCAGAGGAAGTAAACGTCTTAGCTGATAAAGATATAATTGATATAAAAGTTGTTGGAAAAGATTTTTCTAAATTTCCAGAGGGACAAATTTTTATGCAAGATCCTGTTGAAAGACATATAATAAAAAAGGGAAGAACTATAAAAGTTTGGGTTAGTATGGGAGAAAATTATTTTGAAGTTCCTGATTTTGAAGGACAACAACTTTTTACTGTAAAAAAATTACTTGAAGAAAAAAGAATAAAAATTAATAGTATCGCTAGAACCGATTCTCCTTTATCATATAATTGTATTGTTGCTACTAATCCAGGAAAAGGAGAGTATGTAAATGTTAAAGATGGAATTTCTTTATTAGTTAGTAGTCGTTCACTGAACAAAGTAGTAAAAGTTCCTGATATTTCTGGTTATACTCTTGTTGAAGCTGAAAAACTTTTAAAAGATAATTCTATTTTTATTGGAAAAATTGAAAAAATAAAAGTAGAAGGACTAGAACCAAATATAGTAGTTGATACAAGTATTGGGGCTAACAGTAGAATTTCAGCAGGTTCTACTATAAATATTACTGTTACTGAATAA
- a CDS encoding RNA methyltransferase, with the protein MRDKIYLGLVHYPVYNKNKSVVCTSVTNFDIHDISRTCRTYNVKEYDLIVPLDAQKQLTERIIGYWQDGSGGEYNKDRESAFVNTRVRESIEETIKHIEEVEGERPIIITTSAHIFPNSISYPALSEKIFTDDKPYLFLFGTGWGLIKEVMDMSDFILEPIRGTTKYNHLSVRAAVAIILDRILGEK; encoded by the coding sequence ATGAGAGATAAAATATATTTAGGATTAGTTCATTATCCTGTTTACAATAAAAATAAATCTGTTGTTTGTACTTCAGTTACAAATTTTGATATACATGATATTTCAAGAACTTGTAGAACTTATAATGTTAAAGAATATGATTTAATTGTTCCATTAGATGCTCAAAAACAACTTACTGAAAGAATTATAGGATATTGGCAAGATGGAAGTGGTGGAGAATATAATAAAGATAGAGAATCAGCTTTTGTAAATACAAGAGTTAGAGAATCAATAGAGGAAACTATAAAACATATAGAGGAAGTAGAGGGGGAAAGACCTATTATAATAACAACATCAGCTCATATTTTCCCAAATTCAATTAGTTATCCAGCTTTATCTGAAAAAATATTTACAGACGATAAACCATATCTTTTCTTATTTGGAACAGGTTGGGGATTAATAAAAGAAGTTATGGATATGTCTGATTTTATATTAGAACCAATAAGAGGAACTACAAAATACAATCATTTATCTGTTCGTGCTGCAGTGGCAATTATATTAGATAGAATTTTAGGTGAGAAATAA
- the rsmA gene encoding 16S rRNA (adenine(1518)-N(6)/adenine(1519)-N(6))-dimethyltransferase RsmA has protein sequence MSFKHKKKYGQNFLNDQNTILEKIMEVSNVNSEDEILEIGPGEGALTELLLEKSKKVNCVEIDTDLEKILRKKFDSNPKFNLHMGDILETDLDKIIGENTKVVANIPYYITSPIINKLIEHRDKIKEVYLMVQKEVGERVSAISGKERSVLTLAIEYFGEASYLFTIPKEFFTPIPKIDSGFISIKFHEDKKYEKQISEELFFKYVKAAFSNKRKNIVNNLSTLGIPKNIIQEKLEILGIPFNERAENITIEEFIALAKLLENK, from the coding sequence ATGTCATTTAAACATAAGAAAAAATATGGACAAAACTTTTTAAACGACCAAAATACAATATTAGAAAAAATAATGGAAGTTTCTAATGTAAATTCAGAAGATGAAATTTTAGAAATTGGGCCTGGAGAAGGAGCTTTAACAGAGCTTTTACTTGAAAAATCTAAAAAAGTTAATTGTGTAGAAATTGATACAGACCTTGAAAAAATACTTAGAAAAAAATTTGATTCAAATCCAAAGTTCAATCTTCATATGGGAGATATTTTAGAAACAGATTTAGATAAAATTATAGGAGAAAATACAAAAGTTGTTGCTAATATTCCTTATTATATAACTTCTCCTATTATAAATAAACTTATAGAACATAGAGATAAAATTAAAGAAGTATATCTTATGGTACAAAAAGAAGTAGGAGAGAGAGTATCTGCTATTTCTGGGAAAGAAAGAAGTGTTTTAACTTTAGCTATTGAATATTTTGGAGAAGCGTCTTATTTGTTTACTATTCCAAAAGAATTTTTTACTCCTATTCCTAAAATTGATTCAGGATTTATTTCTATAAAATTTCATGAAGATAAGAAATATGAAAAACAAATAAGTGAAGAATTATTTTTTAAATATGTGAAAGCTGCTTTTTCTAATAAGAGAAAAAATATTGTTAATAACTTATCAACTTTAGGTATTCCTAAAAATATTATTCAAGAAAAACTAGAAATTTTAGGAATTCCTTTTAATGAAAGAGCTGAAAATATTACTATTGAAGAATTTATTGCGTTGGCTAAATTATTGGAAAATAAATAG
- a CDS encoding KH domain-containing protein, with product MEKLENLLKYILKNLVETEEAIRITYEVIDDTVIFKVNVAQGEMGRVIGKNGLTANAIRGVMQGAGVKDKLNVNVEFLD from the coding sequence ATGGAAAAATTAGAAAATTTATTAAAATATATATTAAAAAATTTAGTAGAAACAGAAGAAGCAATTAGAATAACTTATGAAGTAATAGATGATACAGTTATTTTTAAAGTTAATGTTGCTCAAGGAGAAATGGGAAGAGTTATTGGAAAAAATGGACTTACAGCTAATGCAATAAGAGGAGTTATGCAAGGTGCTGGAGTAAAAGATAAATTAAATGTAAATGTAGAATTTTTAGATTAG
- the hpt gene encoding hypoxanthine phosphoribosyltransferase: MSNKIDILISKEQLENRIIELGKRIKEDYQGKELVCVGLLKGSVVFISDLIRAIDMDLSIDFMKVSSYGKGTDSTGVVKILKDVDEEVTGKDVLLVEDIVDTGLTIANVKEFMAKKRPNSVKVCTLLDKPSRRKIDVKAEYVGFEIPDEFVIGFGLDYAEKYRNLSYVGKLTLDKENK; encoded by the coding sequence ATGAGTAACAAAATAGATATTTTAATCTCTAAAGAGCAATTGGAAAATCGTATTATTGAACTTGGAAAAAGAATAAAAGAAGATTATCAAGGAAAAGAATTAGTTTGTGTTGGATTATTAAAGGGGTCAGTAGTATTTATATCTGATTTAATAAGAGCTATAGATATGGATTTAAGTATTGATTTTATGAAAGTATCTAGTTATGGAAAAGGAACTGATTCTACAGGAGTTGTAAAAATTTTAAAAGATGTAGATGAAGAAGTTACAGGAAAAGATGTATTATTAGTAGAAGATATTGTTGATACAGGTTTAACTATTGCAAATGTAAAAGAATTTATGGCAAAGAAAAGACCTAATTCTGTAAAAGTATGTACATTATTAGATAAACCAAGTAGAAGAAAAATAGATGTAAAAGCTGAGTATGTAGGTTTTGAAATTCCAGATGAATTTGTTATAGGATTTGGATTAGACTATGCAGAAAAGTATAGAAATCTTTCGTATGTAGGAAAACTTACTTTAGATAAGGAAAATAAATAA
- the rpe gene encoding ribulose-phosphate 3-epimerase — protein MMKDIKIAPSILSADFSKLGEEVISIDKAGADWVHIDVMDGIFVPNITFGPPVIKSIRNKTKLPFDVHLMITQPERYIEDFVKAGADLIVVHAESTIHLHRVIQQIKSYGVKAGVSLNPSTSPEVLKYIINDIDLVLVMSVNPGFGGQSFIESSIDKIKEIRKMSETIDIEVDGGINDKTIKKCIEAGANVFVAGSYVFGGNYEERIKSLK, from the coding sequence ATTATGAAAGATATTAAAATAGCACCATCTATTTTGTCAGCAGATTTTAGTAAATTAGGTGAAGAAGTTATTAGTATAGATAAAGCTGGAGCTGATTGGGTTCATATAGATGTAATGGATGGTATTTTTGTACCAAATATTACTTTTGGACCTCCTGTAATAAAATCTATAAGAAATAAAACTAAGTTACCATTTGATGTACATTTAATGATAACACAACCAGAAAGATATATTGAAGATTTTGTAAAAGCTGGAGCTGATTTAATAGTAGTTCATGCTGAATCTACAATACATTTACATAGAGTTATTCAACAAATTAAATCTTATGGAGTCAAAGCTGGGGTTTCTCTAAATCCATCTACATCTCCTGAAGTTTTAAAATATATTATAAATGATATTGATTTAGTTCTAGTTATGAGTGTAAATCCAGGATTTGGAGGACAAAGTTTTATAGAAAGTTCTATTGATAAAATAAAAGAAATTAGAAAAATGAGTGAAACTATTGATATTGAAGTTGATGGTGGAATAAATGATAAAACTATAAAAAAATGTATTGAAGCAGGGGCTAATGTTTTTGTAGCTGGTTCTTATGTTTTTGGTGGAAATTATGAAGAAAGAATTAAAAGTTTAAAATAG
- the rimM gene encoding ribosome maturation factor RimM (Essential for efficient processing of 16S rRNA): MEELVIIGKITGTHHLKGALKANINIGEEEDLIGEKVLVEKPNGEKNIFTVKKISPLVGDKFILEFEEIENKTQGNLLQNSIIKVNRMVLGLEEDEYLLQDLLGMEVITLEDKNIGKVTEVFDTAAHEILVVESDETEALIPNIDTFIKEIDFENKKIIVELWEGMLEEKQIK; the protein is encoded by the coding sequence ATGGAAGAATTAGTAATTATTGGTAAAATAACAGGAACTCATCATTTAAAAGGAGCTTTAAAAGCTAATATAAATATTGGTGAGGAAGAAGACCTTATTGGAGAAAAAGTTCTTGTAGAAAAACCAAATGGAGAAAAAAATATTTTTACTGTGAAAAAAATATCACCTTTAGTAGGAGATAAATTTATATTGGAATTTGAAGAGATTGAAAATAAAACTCAAGGAAATTTACTGCAAAATTCTATAATAAAAGTTAATAGAATGGTACTTGGTCTTGAGGAAGATGAATATCTTTTACAAGATTTATTAGGTATGGAAGTTATCACATTAGAGGATAAAAATATAGGAAAAGTTACAGAAGTTTTTGATACAGCAGCTCATGAAATTTTAGTTGTAGAAAGTGATGAAACTGAAGCTTTAATTCCAAATATAGATACATTTATAAAAGAGATTGATTTTGAAAATAAAAAAATTATTGTTGAGCTTTGGGAAGGAATGTTAGAAGAAAAGCAAATAAAATAA
- the rsgA gene encoding ribosome small subunit-dependent GTPase A, translating into MNKIQGFYYVKSEENVYECKLRGILKRKEKKENCVVGDIVEISEDNSIIEVYPRKNMINRPLVSNIDYLVIQFAGKDPEVDLDRLNTLLLNSIYYKINPIVIINKIDLLTEEEIANLKERLKFLDSVDIPMFFVSTYKNIGVEEVKNFIKDKTVAFGGPSGVGKSSILNMLQNEENLTVGETSKKLKAGKHTTRDSKLIPSNCGGYVIDTPGFSSIDLPPIKDFTELISLFKEFDFQEGEYCKFLDCHHISEPGCLIKEKVEKGKIFKERYNFYKKVYEKLKNERWNNYERY; encoded by the coding sequence ATAAATAAAATACAAGGATTTTATTATGTAAAATCTGAAGAAAATGTTTATGAATGTAAATTAAGAGGAATTTTAAAAAGAAAAGAAAAAAAAGAAAATTGTGTTGTAGGAGATATTGTAGAAATTTCTGAAGATAATTCAATTATAGAAGTTTATCCTAGAAAAAATATGATAAATAGGCCCTTAGTTTCTAATATTGATTATCTTGTAATTCAATTTGCAGGAAAAGACCCAGAAGTTGACTTAGATAGATTAAATACATTATTACTTAATAGCATTTACTACAAAATAAATCCAATTGTAATTATTAACAAAATAGATTTACTTACAGAAGAAGAAATAGCAAACTTAAAAGAAAGATTAAAATTTTTAGACTCAGTAGACATTCCTATGTTTTTTGTTTCCACTTATAAAAACATAGGAGTTGAAGAAGTTAAAAATTTTATAAAAGATAAAACTGTGGCATTTGGTGGTCCTAGTGGTGTTGGAAAATCTAGTATTCTAAATATGTTACAGAATGAAGAAAATTTAACAGTTGGAGAAACTAGTAAAAAATTAAAAGCTGGTAAACACACTACTAGAGATTCCAAATTGATTCCATCTAATTGTGGAGGGTATGTCATAGATACTCCGGGATTTTCATCTATAGATTTACCACCTATAAAAGATTTTACAGAACTTATCTCTCTTTTTAAAGAATTTGATTTTCAAGAGGGAGAATATTGTAAATTTTTAGATTGCCATCATATTAGTGAGCCTGGATGTCTAATAAAAGAAAAAGTAGAAAAGGGAAAAATTTTTAAAGAAAGATATAATTTTTATAAAAAAGTCTATGAAAAATTAAAAAATGAAAGGTGGAATAATTATGAAAGATATTAA
- the deoD gene encoding purine-nucleoside phosphorylase, whose translation MSTPHNSANVGEIAKNVLMPGDPLRAKFIAETFLEDVKLVNSVRNMFAYTGKYKGKEITVMGSGMGMPSIGIYSYELFSQYGVENILRIGSAGAYVDTLNIFDIVLVESAWSESSFAKTQNGYEKDETYPDEELNKKIKETAKKLNIPIHLSKIHSSDVFYRDAEEGYYKKIFEDKGCEAVEMESFALFHNAKVLGKKAACLLTISDSFTSKKATTAEERQLSFTNMMKIALETFCD comes from the coding sequence ATGAGTACACCACATAATAGTGCTAATGTTGGAGAAATTGCAAAAAATGTTTTAATGCCTGGGGACCCTTTAAGAGCTAAATTTATAGCTGAAACTTTTTTGGAAGATGTAAAATTAGTAAATTCAGTTAGAAATATGTTTGCTTATACAGGAAAATATAAAGGAAAAGAGATTACTGTTATGGGTTCTGGAATGGGAATGCCATCAATAGGAATATACTCTTATGAACTTTTTTCTCAATATGGTGTTGAAAATATTTTAAGAATTGGCTCAGCTGGAGCTTATGTAGATACATTAAATATTTTTGATATTGTATTGGTAGAAAGTGCTTGGAGTGAATCTTCTTTTGCTAAAACTCAAAATGGATATGAAAAAGATGAAACTTATCCAGATGAAGAGTTAAACAAAAAAATAAAAGAAACAGCTAAAAAATTAAATATTCCTATTCATTTATCAAAAATTCATTCTAGTGATGTTTTTTATAGAGATGCTGAAGAGGGATATTATAAAAAAATATTTGAAGATAAAGGTTGTGAAGCTGTAGAGATGGAGAGTTTTGCTCTTTTTCATAATGCAAAAGTTTTAGGAAAAAAAGCTGCCTGTCTTTTAACAATATCAGATAGTTTTACTTCTAAAAAAGCTACAACAGCAGAAGAAAGACAATTATCTTTTACAAATATGATGAAAATAGCTTTGGAAACATTTTGTGATTAA
- the udp gene encoding uridine phosphorylase, producing the protein MKYSENGLQYHIGLKEGDVGKYVILPGDPKRCEKIAKYLDNPKLMADVREFVTYTGYLDGEKVSVTSTGIGGPSASIALEELVNCGADTFLRVGTCGGMQKEIVGGDVVIATASIRMEGTTREYAPIEFPAVANIDIVNSLIKASETLGKKYHVGVVQSKDSFYGQHSPDIKPVSYELNNKWEAWIRLGCLASEMESASLFIVGSYRKVRVGASFLVMANQEREKLGLDNPVVHDTNEVVKITIEAIRNLIKEDKKK; encoded by the coding sequence ATGAAATATTCTGAAAATGGATTACAATATCATATAGGGTTAAAAGAGGGAGATGTTGGTAAATATGTAATTTTACCAGGAGACCCAAAAAGATGTGAAAAAATTGCTAAATATTTAGATAATCCCAAATTAATGGCAGATGTAAGAGAATTTGTAACATACACAGGATATTTAGATGGAGAAAAAGTAAGTGTAACTTCTACAGGAATTGGTGGGCCATCAGCCTCTATAGCTTTAGAGGAATTAGTAAATTGTGGAGCTGATACTTTTTTAAGAGTTGGAACTTGTGGAGGAATGCAAAAAGAAATAGTAGGAGGAGATGTGGTTATTGCTACAGCTTCCATTCGTATGGAGGGAACAACTAGAGAATATGCCCCAATAGAATTTCCAGCAGTAGCTAATATAGATATAGTTAATTCTCTAATAAAAGCTTCAGAAACTTTAGGAAAAAAATATCATGTGGGAGTTGTACAATCTAAAGATTCTTTTTATGGACAACATAGTCCAGATATAAAACCAGTAAGTTATGAATTAAATAATAAATGGGAAGCTTGGATAAGATTAGGTTGTCTTGCTTCTGAAATGGAATCAGCTTCTCTTTTTATAGTAGGAAGTTATAGAAAAGTTAGAGTGGGAGCTTCTTTTTTAGTTATGGCAAATCAAGAAAGAGAAAAGTTAGGACTTGATAATCCTGTTGTTCATGATACAAATGAAGTTGTGAAAATTACTATAGAAGCTATAAGAAATTTAATAAAAGAAGATAAAAAGAAATAG
- a CDS encoding Rqc2 family fibronectin-binding protein: MFYLDGISLSKIKIELEENLTSKKVGKIFQNSSLSLTLHFGKKALFFSCNPSLPICYINEDKEENFLEENSSFLLLIRKYLINSALIKIEQLGFDRILKFSFSKINELGEIQNNFLYFEIMGKYSNVILTDKDNKIISILKKKSLEENSLRTLFNGEVYTQPIVTKKINPLYITEKEFEKYLEENNIVENIEGIGKLLKNQINSFEDLTKFLKDNISPKIYFKNDTPILATVLNIIPKDFDKEIPFSTYGEMINNYIKLKSLSNSFTLLKNKLFSVLDKEEKKSVKILKNIKKDIEIMEEHEKYKNLGDILASVLYSIKKGDTKVKAYDFYNNCEITIDIDPLLSPQSNLSKIYKKSSKMKRGLEISKERLIEFSNKLTYIDSVRTFIEKSKNIDELKNIEKELIEEKYIIEKNNKKNKKKIIDIPYGTIILENKTLYFGRNNKENDYLTFKFARKDDMWFHIKDMPGSHFIVRKEDFVDDEEFIKKVAEYSAYYSKANSGEKVVVDYTEKKNLNKPKGAPLGFVTYNIWDSITVITPEKI, encoded by the coding sequence ATGTTTTATTTAGATGGGATATCCCTTTCTAAAATAAAAATAGAGCTAGAAGAAAATTTAACAAGTAAAAAAGTTGGGAAGATTTTTCAAAATTCTTCCCTTTCTTTAACATTACACTTTGGAAAAAAAGCTCTATTTTTCTCTTGTAATCCGTCATTACCTATTTGTTATATAAATGAAGACAAAGAAGAAAATTTTTTAGAAGAAAACTCTAGTTTTTTATTATTAATTAGAAAATATTTAATAAATTCAGCTCTAATTAAAATTGAACAACTAGGATTTGATAGAATATTAAAATTTTCATTTTCAAAAATAAATGAACTTGGAGAAATACAAAATAATTTCTTATATTTTGAAATAATGGGTAAATATTCTAATGTAATTTTGACTGATAAAGATAATAAGATAATCTCTATATTAAAGAAAAAATCTTTGGAAGAAAATTCTCTAAGAACTCTATTTAATGGAGAAGTTTACACACAACCTATTGTAACGAAAAAAATAAATCCTCTTTATATAACTGAAAAAGAATTTGAAAAATACTTAGAAGAAAATAATATTGTTGAAAATATTGAAGGAATTGGAAAATTATTAAAGAATCAAATAAATTCTTTTGAAGATTTAACTAAATTTTTAAAGGATAATATTTCTCCTAAAATATATTTCAAAAACGATACTCCTATTTTAGCTACTGTATTAAATATTATTCCAAAAGATTTTGATAAGGAAATTCCATTTTCTACATATGGTGAAATGATTAATAATTATATTAAATTAAAATCATTATCAAACTCTTTTACTTTATTAAAAAATAAATTATTTTCAGTATTGGATAAAGAAGAAAAAAAATCTGTAAAAATATTAAAAAATATAAAAAAAGATATTGAAATAATGGAAGAACATGAAAAATATAAAAATTTAGGGGATATTTTAGCTTCTGTACTATATTCTATAAAAAAAGGAGATACTAAGGTAAAAGCTTACGATTTCTATAATAATTGTGAAATTACTATTGATATAGACCCATTACTTTCTCCACAATCAAACCTTTCTAAAATTTATAAAAAATCTTCTAAAATGAAGAGAGGTTTAGAAATTTCTAAAGAAAGACTAATTGAGTTTTCAAATAAATTAACATACATTGACAGTGTTAGAACTTTTATTGAAAAAAGTAAAAATATTGATGAATTAAAAAATATTGAAAAAGAATTAATAGAAGAAAAATATATTATTGAAAAAAATAACAAGAAAAATAAAAAGAAAATTATTGATATTCCTTATGGTACTATTATTTTAGAAAATAAAACTTTATATTTTGGAAGAAATAATAAAGAAAATGATTATTTAACTTTTAAGTTTGCTAGAAAAGATGATATGTGGTTTCACATAAAAGATATGCCTGGCTCTCATTTTATAGTAAGAAAAGAAGATTTTGTCGATGATGAAGAGTTTATAAAAAAAGTTGCTGAATATTCAGCTTATTATTCAAAAGCTAATAGTGGAGAAAAAGTAGTAGTTGATTATACTGAAAAGAAAAATCTAAATAAACCTAAGGGTGCTCCATTAGGTTTTGTAACTTATAATATTTGGGATTCTATAACAGTAATCACTCCAGAAAAAATTTAA
- the cdd gene encoding cytidine deaminase has product MEKYRDIIEKAYEVQKNAYAPYSNFFVGACVKTKDNKYFLGANVENASYGLTNCAERNAIFQAYSMGYRKKDIESICIVGSGKNLITPCGACRQVMVELLEKDTPIVLVTGDKIKITNIEELLPFSFTDESL; this is encoded by the coding sequence ATGGAAAAATATAGGGATATTATAGAAAAAGCTTATGAAGTTCAAAAAAATGCCTATGCTCCATATTCAAATTTTTTTGTAGGAGCTTGTGTAAAAACAAAAGACAATAAATATTTTTTAGGAGCTAATGTAGAAAATGCCTCTTATGGTTTAACAAACTGTGCCGAAAGAAATGCTATATTTCAAGCTTATTCTATGGGATATAGAAAAAAAGATATAGAGTCAATTTGTATTGTAGGAAGTGGAAAAAATTTAATAACTCCTTGTGGAGCTTGTAGACAAGTTATGGTTGAATTATTAGAAAAAGATACTCCTATAGTATTAGTTACTGGAGACAAAATAAAAATAACAAATATTGAAGAATTATTACCTTTTTCATTTACAGATGAAAGTTTATAA
- the trmD gene encoding tRNA (guanosine(37)-N1)-methyltransferase TrmD, with protein sequence MKINILTLFPELFQGFKTQSIIGRAIKNQLIEINIVNIRDFCFDKHKQADDIPFGGEGGMVMKPEPLFRALETVGGKVIYTSPQGVVFNQEVALKLKEEEEITIIAGHYEGIDERVVEEKVDMEISIGDFVLTGGELPAMVIVDAISRLIPGVITKASYENDSFFNGLLDYPQYTRPAEYMGLKVPEVLTSGNHKKIREWRIKESLKRTYLRRPDLLEKKILDKTEKKLFNEMLKELKENKN encoded by the coding sequence ATGAAAATAAATATTTTAACTTTATTTCCAGAATTATTTCAAGGGTTTAAAACTCAAAGTATAATAGGAAGAGCTATCAAAAATCAATTAATAGAAATTAATATAGTGAATATAAGAGATTTTTGTTTTGACAAACATAAACAAGCTGATGATATTCCATTTGGAGGAGAAGGGGGAATGGTTATGAAACCAGAACCTCTTTTTCGCGCTTTAGAAACTGTAGGCGGAAAAGTGATTTATACATCACCTCAAGGAGTTGTTTTTAATCAAGAAGTAGCTCTTAAATTAAAAGAGGAAGAAGAAATAACAATTATAGCAGGACACTATGAAGGAATAGATGAAAGAGTTGTAGAAGAAAAAGTAGATATGGAAATTTCTATTGGAGATTTTGTACTTACAGGTGGAGAGCTTCCAGCTATGGTAATAGTAGATGCTATTTCAAGACTTATTCCTGGAGTTATTACAAAAGCTTCTTACGAAAATGATTCTTTTTTTAATGGACTTTTAGATTATCCACAATATACTAGACCAGCAGAATATATGGGACTTAAAGTTCCTGAAGTTTTAACTTCTGGAAATCATAAAAAAATAAGAGAGTGGAGAATAAAAGAAAGTTTAAAGAGAACATATTTAAGAAGACCTGATTTGTTAGAGAAAAAAATTCTGGATAAAACAGAGAAAAAACTTTTTAATGAAATGTTAAAAGAATTAAAAGAAAATAAAAATTAG
- a CDS encoding DUF4911 domain-containing protein gives MESYEFIVKSRREDIDFINKIIEAYEGLGVVRTTSPKEGLLTIITTNDFKDDLKKIILDLGNKYVVAEILEEGKWKGQL, from the coding sequence ATGGAAAGTTATGAATTTATTGTAAAAAGTAGAAGAGAAGATATTGATTTTATAAATAAAATTATAGAAGCTTATGAAGGCCTTGGAGTAGTTAGAACTACTAGTCCAAAAGAAGGATTACTTACTATTATAACAACTAATGATTTTAAAGATGATTTAAAAAAAATTATTTTAGATTTAGGAAATAAATATGTTGTTGCTGAAATTTTAGAAGAGGGAAAATGGAAAGGACAACTATAA